A section of the Streptomyces sp. CG1 genome encodes:
- the leuA gene encoding 2-isopropylmalate synthase, with the protein MANRQQPSSMPIHKYGRYDQVDIPDRTWPQKRITAAPRWLSTDLRDGNQALIDPMSPERKRRMFDQLVRMGYKEIEVGFPASGQTDFDFVRSIIEEEGAIPDDVTISVLTQAREDLIERTVESLKGAKRATVHLYNATAPVFRRVVFRGSKDDIKQIAVDGTRLVMEYAEKLLGPETEFGYQYSPEIFTDTELDFALEVCEAVMDVWQPGPGREIILNLPATVERSTPSTHADRFEWMHRNLSRREHVCLSVHPHNDRGTAVAAAELAVMAGADRVEGCLFGQGERTGNVDLVTLGMNLFSQGVDPQIDFSDIDEIRRTWEYCNQMEVHPRHPYVGDLVYTSFSGSHQDAIKKGFDAMEADAKAKGVTVDDIEWAVPYLPIDPKDVGRSYEAVIRVNSQSGKGGISYVLKNDHKLELPRRMQIEFSKNIQAKTDAEGGEITPKEIWAVFQDEYLPNPDNPWGRIQVRTGQSTTDTDGVDTLTVEATVDGEDTVLTGSGNGPISAFFDALQSIGIDVRLLDYQEHTMSEGASAQAASYIECAIDDKVLWGIGIDANTTRASLKAVVSAVNRAAR; encoded by the coding sequence ATGGCCAACCGCCAGCAGCCCAGCAGCATGCCGATCCACAAGTACGGCCGTTACGACCAGGTCGACATCCCGGACCGCACGTGGCCGCAGAAGCGCATCACCGCCGCCCCCCGCTGGCTCTCCACCGACCTGCGCGACGGCAACCAGGCCCTGATCGACCCCATGTCGCCCGAGCGCAAGCGCCGGATGTTCGACCAGCTGGTCAGGATGGGCTACAAGGAGATCGAGGTCGGCTTCCCGGCCTCCGGCCAGACCGACTTCGACTTCGTGCGCTCGATCATCGAGGAAGAGGGCGCGATCCCGGACGACGTCACGATCTCCGTCCTGACCCAGGCCCGTGAGGACCTGATCGAGCGGACCGTGGAGTCCCTGAAGGGCGCCAAGCGCGCCACCGTGCACCTCTACAACGCCACGGCCCCGGTCTTCCGCCGCGTGGTCTTCCGCGGCTCCAAGGACGACATCAAGCAGATCGCCGTCGACGGCACCCGCCTGGTGATGGAGTACGCCGAGAAGCTGCTGGGCCCGGAGACCGAGTTCGGTTACCAGTACTCGCCCGAGATCTTCACCGACACCGAGCTGGACTTCGCGCTGGAGGTCTGCGAGGCGGTGATGGACGTCTGGCAGCCCGGCCCGGGCCGCGAGATCATCCTCAACCTGCCCGCCACCGTGGAGCGTTCGACCCCGTCCACGCACGCGGACCGCTTCGAGTGGATGCACCGCAACCTCTCCCGCCGAGAGCACGTCTGCCTGTCCGTCCACCCGCACAACGACCGCGGTACGGCGGTGGCGGCGGCCGAGCTGGCCGTGATGGCCGGCGCCGACCGCGTCGAGGGCTGCCTGTTCGGGCAGGGCGAGCGCACCGGCAACGTCGACCTGGTCACCCTGGGCATGAACCTGTTCTCCCAGGGCGTCGACCCGCAGATCGACTTCTCCGACATCGACGAGATCCGTCGTACGTGGGAGTACTGCAACCAGATGGAGGTCCACCCGCGCCACCCGTACGTGGGCGACCTGGTCTACACGTCCTTCTCCGGCTCCCACCAGGACGCCATCAAGAAGGGCTTCGACGCCATGGAGGCCGACGCGAAGGCCAAGGGCGTCACGGTCGACGACATCGAGTGGGCGGTGCCGTACCTGCCGATCGACCCGAAGGACGTCGGCCGCTCCTACGAGGCCGTCATCCGCGTCAACTCCCAGTCCGGCAAGGGCGGTATCTCCTACGTCCTGAAGAACGACCACAAGCTGGAGCTGCCGCGCCGGATGCAGATCGAGTTCTCCAAGAACATCCAGGCGAAGACGGACGCCGAGGGCGGCGAGATCACGCCGAAGGAGATCTGGGCGGTCTTCCAGGACGAGTACCTGCCGAACCCGGACAACCCGTGGGGCCGTATCCAGGTCAGGACGGGCCAGTCGACGACCGACACGGACGGCGTGGACACGCTGACGGTCGAGGCCACGGTGGACGGCGAGGACACGGTCCTGACCGGGTCCGGCAACGGTCCGATCTCGGCCTTCTTCGACGCCCTGCAGTCCATCGGCATCGACGTACGCCTCCTGGACTACCAGGAGCACACGATGAGCGAGGGCGCCTCCGCACAGGCCGCCTCCTACATCGAATGCGCGATCGACGACAAGGTCCTGTGGGGGATCGGCATCGACGCGAACACGACGCGTGCGTCGCTGAAGGCGGTCGTCTCCGCGGTGAACCGCGCGGCCCGCTGA
- a CDS encoding response regulator: MTEHPVRLLLADDHPVVRAGLRAVLETEPGLVVVAEAATAEDAVARAAAGGIDVVLMDLRFGKGMGGAEATAAITARPGAPRVVIVTTYDSDADTLPAIEAGATGYLLKDAPPEELAAAVRTAASGRTALAPAVADRLMNRLRAPGTSLTRRETEVLALVAEGLSNQAVGRRLHLTEGTVKSHLARVYAKLGVDSRTAAVATATDLGLIRR; the protein is encoded by the coding sequence ATGACCGAACACCCCGTCCGTCTCCTCCTCGCCGATGACCACCCCGTGGTGCGGGCCGGGCTGCGGGCCGTGCTGGAGACCGAGCCGGGTCTCGTCGTGGTGGCCGAGGCCGCGACCGCCGAGGACGCCGTCGCTCGTGCCGCCGCGGGCGGCATCGACGTCGTACTGATGGACCTGCGGTTCGGCAAGGGGATGGGCGGGGCCGAGGCCACCGCCGCGATCACGGCACGGCCGGGCGCGCCCCGGGTCGTGATCGTCACCACCTACGACTCCGACGCCGACACCCTCCCGGCCATCGAGGCCGGCGCCACCGGCTACCTGCTCAAGGACGCCCCTCCGGAGGAGCTGGCCGCCGCCGTGCGGACGGCCGCCAGCGGACGCACCGCCCTGGCGCCCGCGGTCGCGGACCGGCTGATGAACCGGCTGCGCGCGCCCGGCACTTCACTGACCCGGCGCGAGACCGAAGTCCTCGCCCTGGTCGCCGAGGGGCTGTCCAACCAGGCCGTCGGCCGCCGCCTCCACCTCACCGAGGGCACGGTCAAGTCCCACCTGGCCCGTGTCTACGCCAAGCTCGGCGTCGACTCCCGCACCGCCGCCGTGGCCACCGCCACGGATCTCGGACTCATCCGCCGCTGA
- a CDS encoding oligopeptide/dipeptide ABC transporter ATP-binding protein yields MNAVIDVRDAHVVHRARSGGLLRRDRVYALTGADLTVAAGETVGVVGESGCGKSTLARVLVGVQRPTSGTVAFQARDLWTMPPAERRATLGAGVGMVFQDPSTALNRRLTVRRIVRDPLDVHGRGTRAERDDRVRELMALVGLPRALSDALPGQLSGGQRQRVAIARALALDPALVVADEPTSALDVSVRAQILNLLLDLKERLGLALVFVSHDIQTVRRMSDRVITMYLGRIVEETPAGRVTDAARHPYTRALFSATPGLLDPIDPIPLTGPVPSATRPPSGCPFRTRCWKADHLCAEAMPDFSAASWPGHRYRCHHPVEEDQSTRDLARQEP; encoded by the coding sequence GTGAACGCCGTCATCGACGTCCGGGACGCTCATGTCGTGCACAGGGCACGCAGCGGCGGGCTGCTGAGGCGTGACCGGGTGTACGCCCTGACCGGCGCCGACCTCACCGTGGCCGCCGGGGAGACGGTGGGCGTGGTCGGCGAGTCGGGGTGCGGGAAGTCGACGCTGGCGCGGGTGCTGGTGGGCGTCCAGCGGCCGACCTCAGGGACGGTGGCGTTCCAGGCCCGTGACCTGTGGACGATGCCGCCCGCCGAACGCCGGGCCACGCTCGGCGCGGGCGTCGGGATGGTCTTCCAGGACCCGTCGACCGCGCTCAACCGGCGGCTGACGGTACGCCGGATCGTGCGCGACCCGCTGGACGTCCACGGCCGCGGCACCCGGGCCGAACGGGATGATCGGGTACGGGAGTTGATGGCCCTGGTCGGTCTCCCCCGGGCCCTGTCCGACGCGCTGCCCGGACAGCTCTCCGGCGGCCAGCGGCAGCGTGTCGCCATCGCCCGCGCGCTCGCCCTGGACCCGGCCCTGGTCGTCGCCGACGAGCCGACCAGCGCCCTGGACGTCTCGGTCCGCGCACAGATCCTCAACCTGCTGCTGGACCTGAAGGAACGCCTTGGCCTCGCCCTGGTGTTCGTCTCGCACGACATCCAGACGGTACGGCGGATGAGCGACCGGGTGATCACCATGTATCTGGGCCGGATCGTGGAGGAGACCCCGGCCGGCCGGGTCACCGACGCCGCCCGGCACCCGTACACCCGCGCCCTGTTCTCCGCCACGCCCGGCCTGCTGGACCCCATCGACCCGATTCCGCTGACCGGTCCTGTGCCCTCGGCGACCCGGCCGCCGAGCGGCTGCCCGTTCCGCACCCGCTGCTGGAAGGCGGATCACCTGTGTGCCGAGGCGATGCCGGACTTCTCGGCCGCGTCGTGGCCCGGACACCGCTACCGCTGCCACCATCCTGTGGAGGAGGACCAGTCGACTCGCGACCTAGCACGCCAGGAGCCCTGA
- a CDS encoding M4 family metallopeptidase, whose protein sequence is MTTNGGFEPVFCTIVPPHLLDQLARHDDPAVAERALRTLERDAAQRTRRRITAVRTTAAAPAAAPSDKPNRTIYDAGHQETLPGKKVHAEDDKPAKDATVNRAHAGLGATFELYLKAYGRHSIDGAGLPLNASVHYGEHYDNAFWNGEQMVFGDGDGTTFLDFTIPVDVIGHELTHGVTQYTANLEYYGQSGALNESVSDVFGSLIKQYALGQSADQADWLIGAGLLAPGVHGTALRSMKAPGTAYDDPNLGKDPQPASMDHYVRTSQDNGGVHINSGIPNHAFYLVATAIGGHSWEKAGQIWYDVLTGGRLPSGADFADFARLTAAAAKSRYGEGEETKAVLDAWSQVKVPTS, encoded by the coding sequence ATGACGACCAACGGGGGCTTCGAGCCCGTCTTCTGCACGATCGTGCCGCCGCATCTCCTCGATCAGCTGGCCCGGCACGACGACCCCGCCGTCGCGGAGCGCGCGCTGCGCACCCTGGAGCGGGACGCCGCCCAGCGCACCCGGCGCCGGATCACCGCCGTCCGCACCACCGCCGCCGCACCGGCCGCCGCCCCCTCCGACAAGCCGAACCGCACCATCTACGACGCCGGCCACCAGGAGACCCTGCCGGGCAAGAAGGTGCACGCCGAGGACGACAAGCCCGCCAAGGACGCGACCGTGAACCGCGCGCACGCGGGCCTGGGCGCCACCTTCGAGCTGTACCTGAAGGCGTACGGCCGGCACTCCATCGACGGCGCGGGCCTGCCGCTGAACGCGTCCGTGCACTACGGCGAGCACTACGACAACGCCTTCTGGAACGGCGAGCAGATGGTGTTCGGCGACGGCGACGGCACCACGTTCCTCGACTTCACCATCCCCGTCGACGTGATCGGGCACGAGCTGACCCACGGCGTCACCCAGTACACCGCGAACCTGGAGTACTACGGCCAGTCCGGCGCCCTCAACGAGTCGGTCTCGGATGTCTTCGGCTCCCTGATCAAGCAGTACGCCCTCGGCCAGAGTGCCGACCAGGCCGACTGGCTGATCGGCGCCGGGCTCCTCGCCCCGGGCGTCCACGGCACCGCGCTGCGCTCGATGAAGGCCCCGGGCACGGCGTACGACGACCCGAACCTGGGCAAGGACCCGCAGCCGGCGAGCATGGACCACTACGTCCGCACCAGCCAGGACAACGGTGGCGTGCACATCAACTCCGGCATCCCCAACCACGCCTTCTACCTGGTCGCCACGGCGATCGGCGGCCACTCCTGGGAGAAGGCCGGGCAGATCTGGTACGACGTGCTCACCGGCGGCCGGCTGCCGTCCGGCGCGGACTTCGCGGACTTCGCCCGGCTCACGGCCGCCGCGGCCAAGTCCCGCTACGGCGAGGGCGAGGAGACGAAGGCCGTCCTCGACGCCTGGTCACAGGTCAAGGTGCCGACTTCCTGA
- a CDS encoding dihydrodipicolinate synthase family protein: protein MSLPTPLTGVVPPVCTPLTPEREVDVRSLLRLVDHLVEGGAHGLFVLGSSSEAAFLTDRQRRQVVEAVTAHVGGQLPVLAGAIDMTTPRVLDHVAAVTAAGAEAVVVTAPFYARTHRAEIVHHYRRIATASEVPVIAYDIPVAVHTKLPADLVLGLAADQVLAGIKDSSGDLGAFREIVTGARTHPGFSVLTGSELFVDAALALGADGAVPGLANVDPHGYARLYRMCRAGDWEGARAEQERLCALFGMVAVGDPARMGGSSSALGAFKAALHLRGIIDCPATAEPQVPLSGEETEKVCKFLAAAGLL, encoded by the coding sequence ATGTCGTTGCCCACCCCGCTCACCGGTGTCGTCCCGCCCGTCTGCACACCCCTGACGCCGGAGCGCGAGGTGGACGTCCGCTCGCTGCTCAGACTGGTGGACCATCTGGTGGAGGGCGGGGCGCACGGGCTGTTCGTCCTCGGGTCGTCGTCCGAGGCGGCGTTCCTGACGGACCGGCAGCGCCGGCAGGTCGTGGAGGCGGTGACCGCGCACGTCGGCGGCCAGCTACCGGTCCTCGCCGGCGCCATCGACATGACCACCCCGCGCGTCCTGGACCACGTCGCGGCGGTGACGGCGGCCGGAGCGGAGGCGGTGGTCGTCACCGCCCCGTTCTACGCCCGCACCCACCGCGCCGAGATCGTCCACCACTACCGCCGGATCGCGACCGCGAGCGAGGTGCCGGTCATCGCCTACGACATCCCCGTCGCCGTGCACACCAAGCTCCCCGCCGACCTGGTGCTGGGACTGGCCGCCGACCAGGTGCTGGCCGGGATCAAGGACTCCAGCGGGGACCTGGGCGCGTTCCGCGAGATCGTCACCGGAGCCCGTACACACCCCGGGTTCAGCGTGCTCACCGGCTCCGAGCTGTTCGTGGACGCCGCGCTGGCGCTGGGCGCCGACGGGGCCGTGCCGGGGCTGGCCAACGTCGACCCGCACGGGTATGCGCGGCTGTACCGGATGTGCCGGGCGGGTGACTGGGAGGGCGCGCGGGCCGAACAGGAGCGGCTGTGCGCGCTGTTCGGGATGGTCGCGGTCGGCGATCCGGCGCGGATGGGCGGCAGCTCGTCGGCACTGGGCGCGTTCAAGGCCGCACTGCATCTGCGCGGCATCATCGACTGCCCGGCGACGGCCGAGCCGCAGGTACCGCTGTCCGGCGAGGAGACCGAAAAGGTCTGCAAGTTCCTGGCGGCGGCGGGGCTGCTCTGA
- a CDS encoding ABC transporter permease: MFVAWRDLKFAKGRFALMGTVITLITLLVGLLSGLTAGLGRQNISAITGLPADRIAFEAPGRGQSLSYTNSAVTARQWQQWARTPGVTRAEPLGITSTKATAGDRSTGVSAFGVRPGSRLAPDGGRIHGQAAVLSTTAADDLGLKPGDTFTLAGRTMSVAAVRGDASFSHTPVIWTSLTAWQQMAPPRSAGAGPAATVIALDTTAGADIGAADRTIGTTTVAKDDSLSAIGSYTSENGSLQLMRGFLFAISALVVGAFFTVWTIQRSGDIAVLKALGASTAHLLRDALGQAAVLLVAGTLLGTGTAAALGALVVSRAVPFLLTPATVLVPAAAMILIGALGATLSVRRITSVDPLTALGSAR; this comes from the coding sequence GTGTTCGTCGCCTGGAGAGACCTGAAGTTCGCCAAGGGCCGGTTCGCCCTGATGGGGACCGTCATCACCCTGATCACGCTGCTGGTCGGGCTGCTGTCCGGACTGACCGCCGGCCTCGGCCGGCAGAACATCTCCGCGATCACCGGTCTGCCCGCCGACCGCATCGCTTTCGAGGCCCCGGGCCGCGGGCAGAGCCTGTCGTACACCAACTCCGCGGTCACCGCCCGGCAGTGGCAACAGTGGGCGAGAACGCCCGGCGTCACCCGCGCCGAACCCCTCGGGATCACCAGCACCAAGGCCACCGCGGGCGACCGGAGCACCGGTGTCTCCGCCTTCGGCGTCCGGCCCGGCTCCCGCCTGGCCCCCGACGGCGGCAGGATCCACGGACAGGCGGCGGTGCTCTCCACCACGGCCGCCGACGACCTCGGCCTCAAGCCGGGCGACACCTTCACCCTGGCCGGCCGGACGATGTCCGTGGCGGCCGTCCGGGGGGACGCCTCCTTCAGCCACACCCCGGTCATCTGGACCAGCCTCACCGCCTGGCAGCAGATGGCGCCTCCCCGCAGTGCCGGCGCCGGACCGGCCGCGACCGTGATCGCCCTGGACACCACTGCGGGCGCCGATATCGGTGCCGCCGACCGGACCATCGGCACCACGACGGTCGCCAAGGACGACTCGCTCTCCGCGATCGGCTCCTACACGTCCGAGAACGGCTCGCTGCAGCTGATGCGCGGCTTCCTGTTCGCCATCTCCGCCCTCGTCGTCGGCGCCTTCTTCACCGTCTGGACCATCCAGCGCAGCGGCGACATCGCCGTGCTCAAGGCGCTCGGCGCCTCCACCGCGCACCTGCTCAGGGACGCCCTCGGCCAGGCGGCCGTGCTCCTCGTCGCCGGCACCCTCCTCGGCACCGGCACCGCCGCCGCGCTCGGCGCCCTCGTCGTGAGCCGCGCGGTGCCGTTCCTCCTCACCCCCGCCACCGTCCTCGTCCCCGCCGCCGCGATGATCCTGATCGGCGCGCTCGGGGCCACCCTGTCCGTCCGCCGTATCACCTCCGTGGACCCGCTGACCGCCCTGGGGAGCGCCCGATGA
- a CDS encoding protealysin inhibitor emfourin, translating to MRIQVRRTGGFAGIERRAEVDTSGRPDAPAWEALAERVLASGQGSPPAGVPDGFRYEITVDGRTVYAADPRLTGEQRELVSKVLKEGA from the coding sequence ATGCGTATTCAGGTGCGGCGCACGGGCGGTTTCGCGGGCATCGAGCGCCGGGCCGAGGTGGACACCTCGGGCCGGCCCGACGCCCCCGCATGGGAGGCCCTGGCCGAGCGCGTCCTCGCGTCCGGCCAGGGCTCCCCGCCGGCCGGCGTCCCGGACGGCTTCCGGTACGAGATCACCGTCGACGGCCGCACGGTGTACGCGGCCGACCCCCGACTCACCGGGGAACAGCGGGAGTTGGTGTCCAAGGTGCTGAAGGAAGGGGCGTAG
- a CDS encoding ABC transporter ATP-binding protein: MSLHLSGITLTYPDGEDRLTALDQVTLDVPKGTLTAVVGPSGSGKSSLLAVAATLVTPDAGTVTVDGVTTTGMSRRDLTELRRRTIGIVFQQPHLLPSLTAAEQLEVMARIDGRPRAAARTRARELLAAVGLAAQAGRRPHQLSGGQRQRVGIARALMNDPTLLLVDEPTSALDHERGAAVVDLITRLTHERATATVLVTHDRTHLRAADKIAEVHDGRLGVPAVAR, encoded by the coding sequence ATGAGCCTGCACCTGTCCGGCATCACCCTCACCTACCCCGACGGCGAGGACCGGCTGACCGCCCTCGACCAGGTCACCCTGGACGTGCCCAAGGGCACGCTGACGGCCGTGGTCGGCCCCTCCGGCTCCGGCAAGTCCAGCCTGCTCGCCGTCGCCGCCACCCTCGTCACCCCCGACGCCGGCACCGTCACCGTCGACGGCGTCACCACGACCGGTATGAGCCGCCGGGACCTCACCGAGCTGCGCCGCCGCACGATCGGCATCGTCTTCCAGCAGCCCCATCTGCTGCCCTCCCTCACCGCGGCCGAACAACTGGAGGTGATGGCCCGGATCGACGGCCGCCCACGGGCCGCGGCCCGCACCCGGGCCAGGGAACTGCTGGCCGCCGTGGGCCTCGCCGCCCAGGCCGGCCGGCGCCCCCACCAGCTCTCCGGCGGACAGCGCCAGCGGGTCGGTATCGCCCGGGCCCTGATGAACGACCCCACCCTGCTCCTGGTCGACGAACCCACCAGCGCCCTCGACCACGAACGCGGCGCCGCCGTCGTCGACCTGATCACCCGTCTGACCCATGAGCGGGCCACCGCCACCGTCCTGGTCACGCACGACCGCACCCATCTGAGGGCCGCCGACAAGATCGCCGAAGTCCACGACGGACGGCTCGGTGTCCCCGCGGTGGCCCGCTGA
- a CDS encoding exo-alpha-sialidase — MPLAHAAPGCASSLPYVSGQGGYAVYRIPAVVTTRYGTVLAFAEGRRNGISDTGDIDVVLRRSTDGGCTWGPLTVVAAGHGDTRGNPAPVVDPRTGAVVLVTCGNSGSATEGQIMRGEVRADRGRRVFVQRSEDDGRHFSRPVDITAQVKQPGWRWYATGPGHALALTRGPHAGRLLVPANHSGVPPAGSSDTGREAKYYGGHAFYSDDGGCTWHLGFVNDHYDGVTDVNETSAAQLPDNRVYFSARAQGGRAPGHRLDGYSADGGATLNRPYAAQPTLDDVPAVQGSLLQLPGLGAPLLFSGPSVPTARRAMAIWSSEDFGHTFTRLRTLSVRPAAYSDLVLLGHDTVGILYETGTHAYDTLEFRRLTLSWPGPVVAG; from the coding sequence ATGCCCCTCGCCCACGCGGCCCCCGGCTGTGCGTCCTCCCTGCCGTACGTCTCCGGCCAGGGCGGCTACGCCGTCTACCGCATCCCGGCGGTGGTGACGACCCGGTACGGCACCGTCCTGGCCTTCGCCGAGGGCCGCCGCAACGGCATCAGCGACACCGGTGACATCGATGTCGTCCTGCGCCGCTCCACCGACGGCGGCTGCACCTGGGGCCCGCTGACCGTGGTGGCCGCCGGGCACGGGGACACCCGGGGCAACCCGGCGCCGGTCGTGGACCCGCGCACCGGTGCCGTCGTCCTCGTGACCTGCGGCAACAGTGGCTCGGCGACCGAGGGGCAGATCATGCGCGGCGAGGTCCGGGCGGACCGGGGCCGCCGGGTGTTCGTACAGCGCAGCGAGGACGACGGCCGCCACTTCAGCCGCCCGGTGGACATCACCGCCCAGGTGAAGCAGCCCGGCTGGCGCTGGTATGCCACCGGGCCCGGCCACGCGCTGGCCCTCACCCGGGGCCCGCACGCCGGCCGCCTGCTCGTCCCGGCCAACCACTCCGGCGTACCGCCCGCCGGCTCCTCCGACACCGGCCGGGAGGCGAAGTACTACGGCGGTCACGCCTTCTACAGCGACGACGGCGGCTGCACCTGGCACCTCGGTTTCGTGAACGACCACTACGACGGCGTGACCGACGTCAACGAGACGAGCGCCGCCCAACTCCCCGACAACCGCGTCTACTTCAGTGCCCGCGCCCAGGGTGGCAGAGCGCCCGGCCACCGCCTCGACGGCTACTCCGCCGACGGCGGCGCCACCCTCAACCGCCCCTACGCCGCCCAGCCCACCCTGGACGACGTCCCCGCGGTCCAGGGCAGCCTCCTCCAACTCCCCGGCCTGGGAGCGCCGTTGCTGTTCTCAGGCCCCTCCGTGCCCACCGCCCGCCGGGCCATGGCGATCTGGTCCAGCGAGGACTTCGGCCACACCTTCACCCGGCTGCGCACCCTCTCGGTCCGGCCGGCCGCCTACTCCGACCTCGTCCTGCTCGGCCACGACACGGTCGGCATCCTCTACGAGACCGGCACCCACGCCTACGACACCCTGGAGTTCCGCCGCCTGACCCTGTCCTGGCCCGGCCCCGTGGTCGCGGGTTAG
- a CDS encoding sensor histidine kinase, with protein MNTAAPALTPTTRALSWCLHLLVVGLLALAAVRAVTGPLPHAGPTVAMAAGCGLVYAAGPLLPRIRGDRRAAAWWLAAVGAVWLGLLALSADGVWVAFPLYFLQLHLLPRRTGLAAVAATALAAVTAFAAHQGSFSAAMAIGPALGAAVAVAVVWGYQALYRESERRRRLIEELTATRADLAEAQHTAGVLAERERLAREIHDTLAQGLSSIQLLLRAAERSLPGAPENAVRHVGQARQAAVDNLAEARRFVAALAPPALEGTTLADALERLCTTTGTRHRLTTRFHLTADPVPLPTAHEVALLRIAQSALANTVRHAQAGTVDVTLGALDGHITLTVADDGIGFDPARLPAPDPETGGFGLTAMRTRLHTLGGTLTVDSAPGHGTTLTACLPFTQPTATERPPADTEARP; from the coding sequence GTGAACACCGCCGCCCCCGCCCTGACCCCGACCACCCGGGCCCTGTCCTGGTGCCTGCACCTGCTGGTCGTCGGCCTGCTCGCGCTGGCCGCCGTCCGGGCCGTGACCGGTCCCCTGCCGCATGCCGGGCCGACCGTCGCCATGGCGGCCGGGTGCGGGCTGGTGTACGCGGCGGGTCCGCTGCTGCCCCGGATCCGCGGGGACCGGCGGGCCGCCGCCTGGTGGCTGGCCGCCGTCGGCGCGGTCTGGCTGGGGCTGCTGGCGCTGTCCGCCGACGGCGTGTGGGTCGCCTTCCCGCTGTACTTCCTCCAGCTGCATCTGCTGCCGCGCCGTACCGGCCTGGCCGCGGTGGCCGCGACCGCGCTCGCCGCGGTCACCGCGTTCGCCGCCCATCAGGGCTCCTTCAGCGCGGCCATGGCGATCGGGCCGGCGCTCGGGGCCGCCGTCGCAGTCGCGGTGGTGTGGGGTTACCAGGCGCTGTACCGGGAGAGCGAGCGGCGCCGCCGCCTGATCGAGGAGCTCACGGCCACCCGCGCGGACCTGGCCGAGGCCCAGCACACCGCGGGGGTACTGGCCGAACGGGAACGGCTGGCCCGCGAGATCCACGACACGCTCGCCCAGGGGCTGTCCAGCATCCAGCTGCTGCTGCGCGCCGCCGAACGGAGCCTGCCGGGCGCCCCGGAGAACGCCGTACGCCACGTCGGCCAGGCCCGGCAGGCCGCGGTCGACAACCTCGCCGAGGCCCGCCGCTTCGTCGCCGCGCTGGCCCCGCCCGCGCTGGAGGGCACGACCCTGGCGGACGCGCTGGAACGGCTGTGCACGACCACCGGCACCCGCCACCGCCTCACGACGCGCTTTCACCTCACCGCCGATCCGGTTCCCCTGCCGACGGCGCACGAGGTCGCCCTGCTCCGCATCGCCCAGTCCGCCCTGGCCAACACCGTCCGGCACGCGCAAGCCGGCACCGTGGACGTCACGCTCGGCGCCCTGGACGGCCACATCACCCTCACCGTCGCCGACGACGGCATCGGCTTCGACCCCGCCCGCCTGCCCGCCCCGGACCCCGAAACGGGCGGCTTCGGCCTGACCGCCATGCGCACCCGCCTCCACACCCTGGGCGGCACCCTGACCGTCGACTCCGCCCCCGGCCACGGCACGACCCTGACGGCCTGCCTGCCCTTCACCCAGCCCACGGCGACCGAGAGGCCGCCCGCCGACACCGAGGCCCGCCCATGA
- a CDS encoding TerB family tellurite resistance protein has translation MLPVRGRDGRAARAVHILRVRTAWTPVGDGEFYCPGCGGDRNYQRLTGRRRLTLLGVPLLPRGATGPVVECAACRQHYGTDVLDHPTTRRFSAMLRDAVHTVALAVLAAGGTSSRTALETAAGAVRAAGFDGCTEEQLAALVEALAADTGRVLGGECGTSLTIELHEALDPLAPHLAPAGRESLLLQAARIALADGPYTPAERDALTTVGAALTICADEVTRLLAAARTPS, from the coding sequence GTGCTGCCAGTACGGGGACGAGACGGCCGTGCCGCCAGGGCTGTGCACATCCTGCGCGTCCGCACCGCGTGGACTCCCGTCGGGGACGGCGAGTTCTACTGCCCGGGCTGCGGAGGCGACCGAAACTACCAGCGGCTCACCGGACGCCGTCGGCTCACCCTGCTCGGGGTGCCCCTGCTGCCCCGTGGGGCCACCGGACCGGTCGTGGAGTGCGCCGCCTGCCGCCAGCACTACGGCACCGACGTCCTGGACCATCCCACCACCCGCCGCTTCTCGGCGATGCTCCGCGACGCCGTGCACACCGTCGCCCTCGCCGTGCTCGCCGCGGGCGGCACCTCCTCCCGTACGGCCCTGGAGACGGCCGCCGGCGCCGTCCGCGCGGCCGGCTTCGACGGCTGTACCGAGGAACAGCTGGCCGCGCTGGTCGAGGCCCTCGCCGCGGACACCGGCCGGGTGCTCGGCGGGGAGTGCGGCACGAGCCTGACGATAGAGCTGCACGAGGCCCTGGACCCGCTCGCCCCGCACCTCGCCCCCGCCGGCCGCGAGTCCCTCCTCCTCCAGGCCGCCCGCATCGCCCTCGCCGACGGCCCTTACACCCCCGCCGAACGCGACGCCCTCACCACGGTCGGCGCGGCCCTGACGATCTGCGCCGACGAGGTGACCCGGCTGCTGGCCGCCGCCCGCACGCCCTCCTGA